A region from the Enterobacter roggenkampii genome encodes:
- the sapA gene encoding ABC transporter substrate-binding protein SapA: MRLVLSSFFALGLFSSQAFAAPGQTPQPDIRDSGFVYCVSGQVDTFNPQKAGSGLIVDTLAAQLYDRLLDVDPYTYRLVPELAESWEVLDNGATYRFHLRDDVAFQRTPWFTPSRKLNADDVVFTFQRIFNRNHPWHNVNGSNFPYFDSLQFADTVKSVRKLDNRTVEFTLTRPDASFLWHLATHYASVMSAEYAAKLTKKDRQELLDRQPVGTGPFQLAEYRAGQYIRLQRHEHFWRGTPLMPQVVVDLGSGGTGRLSKLLTGECDVLAWPAASQLTILRDDPRLRLTLRPGMNIAYLAFNTDKPPLNNPAVRHALALAINNQRLMQSIYYGTAETAASILPRASWAYDGEAKITEYNPAKAREQLKALGAENLTLQLWVPTSSQAWNPSPLKTAELLQADMAQVGVKVIIVPVEGRFQEARLMDMNHDLTLTGWATDSNDPDSFFRPLLSCAAINSQTNYAHWCNREFDAVLQKALASQQLASRIDAYDEAQKILAQELPVLPLASSLRLQAYRYDIKGLVLSPFGNASFAGVSREKEQEVKKP; the protein is encoded by the coding sequence ATGCGTCTGGTTTTATCGTCCTTTTTTGCACTTGGTCTGTTTAGCAGCCAGGCCTTTGCCGCGCCCGGGCAAACGCCGCAGCCTGACATTCGTGACAGCGGCTTCGTCTATTGCGTAAGCGGCCAGGTGGATACCTTCAACCCGCAAAAAGCGGGCAGCGGCCTGATTGTGGATACCCTTGCCGCGCAGCTTTACGATCGTCTGCTGGATGTAGACCCGTACACTTACCGTCTCGTGCCCGAGCTTGCGGAAAGCTGGGAAGTGCTGGATAACGGCGCAACCTACCGTTTTCACCTGCGCGATGATGTCGCGTTTCAGCGTACGCCGTGGTTTACCCCCTCGCGCAAGCTGAATGCGGATGACGTGGTCTTCACCTTCCAGCGTATCTTCAACCGCAATCACCCGTGGCATAACGTTAACGGCAGCAATTTCCCCTATTTCGACAGCCTGCAGTTTGCCGACACCGTGAAAAGCGTGCGCAAGCTGGACAACCGCACGGTTGAATTCACGCTGACGCGCCCGGATGCCTCATTCCTGTGGCATCTGGCAACCCACTATGCGTCCGTCATGTCGGCCGAATACGCGGCGAAGCTGACGAAAAAAGATCGTCAGGAACTGCTCGATCGCCAGCCGGTCGGCACCGGTCCGTTCCAGCTGGCCGAATACCGCGCCGGGCAATATATTCGTCTGCAGCGCCACGAACATTTCTGGCGCGGCACGCCGCTGATGCCGCAGGTGGTGGTCGATCTGGGTTCCGGCGGAACGGGGCGACTGTCGAAGCTGCTCACCGGAGAATGCGACGTACTCGCCTGGCCTGCCGCCAGCCAGCTCACGATTTTGCGCGACGATCCGCGCCTGCGTCTGACGCTACGCCCGGGGATGAACATCGCGTATCTGGCCTTTAACACCGATAAGCCGCCGTTGAATAACCCTGCCGTTCGTCACGCCCTTGCGTTGGCTATCAACAACCAGCGCCTGATGCAGTCGATTTATTACGGTACGGCGGAAACCGCCGCCTCAATTTTACCGCGCGCCTCGTGGGCCTACGACGGTGAGGCTAAAATTACGGAATACAATCCGGCAAAAGCGCGTGAACAGCTGAAAGCGCTGGGCGCAGAAAACCTTACGCTGCAGCTTTGGGTGCCCACCAGCTCCCAGGCGTGGAACCCGAGCCCGCTCAAGACCGCCGAACTGCTGCAGGCGGATATGGCGCAGGTGGGCGTAAAAGTGATCATCGTACCGGTTGAAGGCCGTTTCCAGGAGGCGCGCCTGATGGACATGAATCATGATTTAACCCTCACCGGCTGGGCGACCGACAGTAACGATCCGGACAGCTTCTTCCGGCCGCTGCTGAGCTGTGCGGCGATAAACTCACAGACCAACTACGCCCACTGGTGTAACCGGGAGTTTGACGCCGTGCTGCAAAAAGCGCTGGCTTCCCAACAGCTGGCCTCGCGCATCGACGCCTATGACGAAGCGCAGAAAATCCTTGCCCAGGAACTCCCGGTGCTGCCGCTGGCCTCTTCCCTGCGCCTTCAGGCGTATCGCTATGATATTAAAGGCCTGGTGCTGAGCCCGTTTGGCAACGCCTCGTTCGCCGGCGTGTCGCGTGAAAAAGAACAAGAGGTGAAAAAACCATGA
- the sapB gene encoding putrescine export ABC transporter permease SapB: MIIFTLRRLLLLLVTLFFLNFVGFSLSYFTPHAPLQGSSLWDAWLFWFNGLLHWDFGVSSINGQLISEQLKEVFPATMELCILAFGFALMVGIPVGMLAGIYRNKWQDKFISALALLGFSIPVFWLALLLTLFFSLTMGWLPVSGRFDLLYTVKSVTGFAIIDAWLSDSVWRHEMIVSALRHMVLPVLTLAVAPTTEVIRLMRLSTIEVFDQNYVKAAATRGLSRLTILRRNVLHNALPPVIPRLGLQFSTMLTLAMITEMVFSWPGLGRWLINAIRQQDYAAISAGVMVIGSLVIIVNVLSDILGAMANPLKHKEWYALR, encoded by the coding sequence ATGATTATTTTTACCTTGCGTCGGCTCCTGTTGCTGCTGGTGACGCTCTTTTTCCTGAACTTTGTCGGGTTTAGCCTGAGCTATTTCACGCCCCACGCCCCGCTCCAGGGATCGTCGCTGTGGGATGCCTGGCTCTTCTGGTTTAACGGGCTGCTGCACTGGGATTTCGGCGTATCCAGCATTAACGGGCAGCTGATTTCCGAGCAGTTGAAAGAGGTTTTCCCGGCCACGATGGAGCTGTGCATTCTGGCCTTCGGGTTTGCCCTGATGGTCGGGATCCCCGTGGGCATGCTGGCCGGGATATATCGCAACAAATGGCAGGATAAGTTTATCAGCGCCCTCGCCCTGCTTGGCTTCTCCATCCCGGTCTTCTGGCTGGCGCTTCTGCTGACGCTTTTCTTCTCGCTGACGATGGGCTGGCTACCGGTTTCTGGCCGTTTTGACCTGCTCTACACGGTTAAATCGGTGACGGGCTTTGCCATCATCGATGCGTGGCTGTCTGATTCGGTGTGGCGTCACGAGATGATCGTCAGCGCCCTGCGCCATATGGTGCTGCCGGTGCTGACGCTGGCGGTTGCGCCAACAACCGAAGTGATCCGCCTGATGCGCCTGAGCACCATCGAGGTCTTTGACCAGAACTATGTCAAAGCCGCCGCCACGCGCGGACTGTCGCGCCTGACCATACTGCGCCGCAACGTCCTGCACAACGCCCTGCCGCCGGTTATTCCGCGTCTGGGATTACAGTTTTCCACCATGCTGACGCTGGCCATGATCACCGAGATGGTCTTTAGCTGGCCGGGCCTCGGGCGGTGGCTGATTAACGCTATCCGCCAGCAGGACTACGCCGCGATTTCCGCAGGGGTGATGGTGATTGGTTCGCTGGTGATTATTGTTAACGTGTTGTCCGATATTCTGGGTGCCATGGCTAACCCGTTGAAGCATAAGGAATGGTATGCCCTACGATAA
- the sapC gene encoding putrescine export ABC transporter permease SapC, translating into MPYDNVYSEKRTPGVLRTVWRKFYGDTTAMIGLYGCAGLVLLCVFGSWFAPYGIDQQFLGYQLLPPSWSRYGEVSFFLGTDDLGRDVLSRLLSGAAPTVGGAFVVTLAATICGLALGIFAGSTHGLRSAVLNHILDTLLSIPSLLLAIVVVAFAGPHLSHAMFAVWLAILPRIVRSVYSMVHDELEKEYVVAARLDGATTFNILWFAVLPNIASGLVTEITRALSMAILDIAALGFLDLGAQLPSPEWGAMLGDALELIYVAPWTVMLPGAAIMVSVLLINLLGDGIRRAINAGVQ; encoded by the coding sequence ATGCCCTACGATAACGTATACAGTGAAAAGCGCACGCCCGGTGTGCTGCGTACCGTGTGGCGTAAATTCTATGGTGATACCACGGCAATGATCGGCCTTTATGGCTGCGCCGGTCTGGTGTTGCTCTGTGTCTTTGGCTCCTGGTTTGCGCCGTACGGCATTGACCAGCAGTTCCTTGGCTATCAACTGCTGCCGCCGTCCTGGTCGCGCTACGGAGAGGTCTCCTTCTTCCTGGGAACGGACGACCTCGGACGTGACGTGTTGAGCCGCCTGCTGAGCGGTGCGGCCCCGACGGTGGGCGGCGCGTTTGTGGTGACGCTCGCGGCCACGATCTGCGGGCTGGCGCTGGGTATTTTTGCGGGATCCACGCATGGCCTGCGCTCGGCGGTGCTTAACCACATTCTGGATACGTTGCTGTCGATTCCGTCTCTGCTGCTGGCGATCGTTGTAGTTGCCTTTGCCGGTCCGCACCTGTCGCATGCCATGTTCGCCGTCTGGCTGGCTATCCTGCCCCGCATCGTGCGCTCGGTTTACAGCATGGTGCATGACGAGCTGGAAAAAGAGTATGTCGTCGCTGCGCGTCTGGACGGCGCGACCACCTTCAACATCCTGTGGTTTGCCGTGCTGCCTAACATCGCGTCCGGGCTGGTCACCGAGATCACCCGCGCCCTGTCGATGGCGATTCTGGACATCGCGGCGCTCGGCTTTCTCGACCTCGGCGCGCAGCTGCCGTCGCCCGAATGGGGTGCGATGCTCGGTGACGCGCTGGAGTTAATTTACGTGGCGCCGTGGACGGTTATGCTGCCGGGTGCGGCCATCATGGTGAGCGTGCTGCTGATCAACCTGCTGGGCGACGGTATTCGCCGTGCAATTAACGCGGGGGTGCAATAA
- the sapD gene encoding putrescine export ABC transporter ATP-binding protein SapD codes for MPLLDIRNLTIEFKTGEGWVKAVDRISITLAEGEIRGLVGESGSGKSLIAKAICGVAKDNWRVTADRMRFDDIDLLRLSPRERRKLVGHNVSMIFQEPQSCLDPSERVGKQLMQNIPGWTYKGRWWQRVGWRKRRAIELLHRVGIKDHKDAMRSFPYELTDGECQKVMIAIALANQPRLLIADEPTNAMEPTTQAQIFRLLSRLNQNNNTTILLISHDLQMLSKWADKIDVMYCGQTVETAPSEDLITAPHHPYTQALIRAIPDFGSAMPHKSRLNTLPGAIPLLESLPIGCRLGPRCPYAQRKCIETPRLTGAKNHLYACHFPLNMERE; via the coding sequence ATGCCGCTTCTTGATATTCGCAACCTCACCATTGAATTCAAAACCGGTGAAGGCTGGGTTAAAGCCGTCGATCGCATCAGCATCACCCTCGCGGAGGGTGAAATTCGCGGGCTGGTGGGGGAATCCGGCTCAGGCAAAAGCCTGATCGCCAAAGCCATCTGCGGCGTGGCGAAAGATAACTGGCGCGTCACCGCAGACCGTATGCGGTTTGATGATATCGACCTGCTGCGCCTCTCTCCCCGCGAGCGGCGTAAGCTGGTCGGGCATAACGTCTCGATGATTTTCCAGGAGCCGCAGTCCTGTCTCGACCCGTCCGAGCGCGTGGGCAAACAGCTGATGCAGAACATCCCCGGCTGGACCTATAAAGGCCGCTGGTGGCAGCGCGTGGGCTGGCGCAAGCGTCGCGCCATTGAGCTTTTACACCGCGTCGGGATTAAAGATCACAAAGATGCGATGCGCAGCTTCCCGTACGAGCTGACCGACGGTGAATGTCAGAAAGTGATGATTGCCATCGCGCTGGCCAATCAGCCGCGTTTGCTGATTGCGGATGAACCGACGAACGCGATGGAGCCCACCACGCAGGCGCAAATTTTCCGCCTGCTGTCGCGTCTTAACCAGAACAACAACACCACCATTTTGCTGATCAGCCATGACCTGCAAATGCTCAGCAAATGGGCGGATAAGATTGACGTGATGTACTGCGGACAAACGGTCGAAACCGCGCCGAGTGAAGACCTGATCACCGCGCCGCACCATCCGTATACGCAGGCGCTAATCCGCGCTATTCCCGATTTTGGCAGCGCCATGCCGCATAAGAGCCGCCTGAATACCCTGCCCGGGGCGATTCCGCTGCTGGAATCGTTGCCGATAGGCTGTCGTCTGGGGCCGCGTTGCCCGTATGCGCAGCGTAAATGTATCGAGACGCCACGCCTGACCGGGGCCAAAAATCATCTTTACGCCTGTCATTTCCCGCTGAACATGGAGAGAGAGTGA
- the sapF gene encoding putrescine export ABC transporter ATP-binding protein SapF, which yields MVETLLEVRNLSKTFRYRTGLFHRQTVDAVKPLSFTLREKQTLAIIGENGSGKSTLAKMLAGMVEPTAGEVLIDDHPLTFGDYSFRSQRIRMIFQDPSTSLNPRQRISQILDFPLRLNTDLEPEARRKRIFETLRMVGLLPDHESYYPHMLAPGQKQRLGLARALILRPKVIIADEALASLDMSMRSQLINLMLELQEKQGISYIYVTQHLGMMKHISDQVMVMHQGEVVERGSTADVMASPLHELTKRLIAGHFGEALTADAWRKDR from the coding sequence ATGGTCGAAACCTTGCTGGAAGTCCGCAACCTGAGTAAGACCTTTCGCTACCGCACGGGGCTGTTTCATCGTCAAACTGTCGACGCGGTAAAACCGCTCAGCTTTACCCTGCGTGAAAAACAGACCCTGGCAATCATCGGCGAGAACGGTTCCGGGAAATCCACCCTGGCGAAAATGCTCGCCGGCATGGTTGAACCTACGGCTGGGGAAGTATTGATTGACGATCACCCTCTGACGTTCGGGGATTACTCTTTCCGCAGCCAGCGCATCCGCATGATCTTTCAGGATCCGTCGACCTCGCTCAACCCACGCCAGCGCATTTCGCAGATCCTCGATTTTCCGCTGCGTCTGAACACTGACCTGGAGCCCGAGGCGCGCCGCAAGCGTATCTTCGAAACACTGCGCATGGTTGGGCTATTACCGGACCACGAAAGCTACTACCCGCACATGCTGGCTCCCGGCCAGAAACAGCGTCTGGGTCTGGCGCGTGCGTTAATTTTGCGCCCGAAAGTGATCATTGCTGACGAAGCGCTTGCCTCGCTGGATATGTCGATGCGTTCACAGCTGATTAACCTGATGCTGGAATTACAGGAAAAACAGGGCATCTCGTATATCTACGTCACCCAGCATCTGGGGATGATGAAGCACATCAGCGATCAGGTGATGGTTATGCACCAGGGTGAAGTGGTCGAACGCGGCAGCACGGCGGATGTGATGGCCTCCCCGCTTCACGAGCTGACAAAACGGCTGATAGCCGGGCATTTCGGTGAAGCATTGACGGCCGATGCGTGGCGCAAAGATCGGTAA
- a CDS encoding ATP-grasp fold amidoligase family protein — translation MNNATYVLKYTEYLIRKCRSFLMTDLNFHTVRLKKKSGKHPDIKSPTTLSEKICHRLVYDHNNVYTLLADKLAVREYVISRTTRAKTVPLLGVYSKVSQIDFSTLPEKFVLKCNHDSGSTIICTNKAQFNVREACKKLSLALKKNMYYITREWQYKNITPKILCEPFVDLFDDANRNTAPEMLRNHCFHGVAHYVEADFTDDSGKGFINVYDRYWNLQPFQMEYPNTPLAPGEPAMFRQALLASQELADGIDYCRVDLMLKKDEIYFSEITLSPRRGKLSITPLEWDAKLGKIWHLPPAGTFDLPLTLTSRAR, via the coding sequence ATGAACAACGCCACTTACGTTCTCAAATATACCGAGTACCTCATCAGAAAATGTCGTTCATTTTTAATGACGGACCTGAACTTTCATACTGTGAGGCTCAAGAAAAAATCGGGGAAGCACCCTGACATTAAATCCCCCACGACGTTGAGTGAAAAAATATGTCATCGTCTGGTCTATGACCACAATAACGTCTATACCCTGCTTGCCGATAAACTCGCCGTTCGGGAATACGTAATCTCCAGAACAACGCGTGCGAAAACGGTGCCATTACTCGGCGTCTACAGTAAGGTGTCCCAGATTGATTTTTCGACGCTCCCTGAAAAATTTGTCCTTAAGTGCAACCATGACAGTGGCAGCACAATAATATGTACGAACAAAGCGCAATTTAACGTCAGGGAGGCGTGTAAAAAACTCAGTCTCGCGTTAAAGAAAAATATGTACTACATCACGCGCGAATGGCAGTACAAAAACATTACGCCAAAAATACTTTGCGAACCGTTTGTCGATCTCTTCGATGATGCAAACAGGAACACAGCGCCCGAAATGCTGAGGAACCATTGCTTTCATGGCGTTGCCCACTATGTTGAAGCGGATTTTACGGATGACAGCGGCAAAGGTTTCATCAACGTTTACGACAGGTACTGGAACTTACAACCCTTTCAGATGGAATATCCGAATACACCGTTGGCGCCAGGCGAACCGGCCATGTTCCGGCAAGCGTTGCTGGCATCCCAGGAGCTGGCGGATGGTATTGACTACTGCCGCGTTGACCTCATGCTAAAAAAAGATGAAATCTATTTCAGTGAAATAACCTTAAGCCCGAGACGCGGTAAACTGTCGATTACCCCGCTGGAATGGGATGCTAAGCTAGGAAAAATATGGCATTTACCGCCGGCAGGCACATTTGACCTGCCGCTGACGCTCACGAGTCGGGCCAGGTGA
- a CDS encoding ATP-binding protein, whose translation MNKESVLSRQILTYMLLLTFTIIAIAILGSWFFYSFILDHLPGGPAAGDDEQMTMWDWVWIGTATTISLIIAVFFTIKLSSRILTPLNAVASSLKKISQGDLDARAFCASSRLGEINHLVTDFNEMAEKLQTLDIQRKSWNAAIAHELRTPVTILRGRLQGLVDGVFTPDPVLFTNLLKQTEGLTRLIEDLRVISSDGGAGYSLYQARTDLKGTIQDALDTFMPEFNRKAFTVHTELREQQCVFDPLRINQCLTVLFDNALHYSTSRKLTVKNGVSDKGNFILIQDGGPGIPREFHDFLFQPFQRDNGARQLNPEGCGLGLSVVKAIMLAHGGDVTYTLSTQNHSIFKLTWPDS comes from the coding sequence ATGAATAAAGAGTCTGTCCTGAGTCGTCAGATCTTAACGTATATGCTATTGCTGACGTTTACGATAATTGCCATCGCCATACTGGGCTCCTGGTTTTTTTACTCCTTTATTCTGGATCATCTTCCCGGCGGCCCTGCTGCGGGCGATGACGAGCAGATGACGATGTGGGACTGGGTATGGATTGGGACCGCGACAACGATCAGCCTGATCATTGCCGTATTCTTTACGATCAAACTTTCATCGCGAATACTCACCCCGCTAAACGCGGTCGCGTCCAGCCTGAAAAAAATTTCTCAGGGCGATCTGGACGCCAGGGCATTCTGTGCCAGTTCCCGGCTGGGAGAGATCAATCACCTGGTTACGGATTTCAATGAAATGGCAGAAAAGCTGCAAACGCTGGATATCCAGCGGAAATCCTGGAATGCTGCGATTGCGCATGAACTCAGAACCCCGGTCACCATTTTACGCGGAAGGCTTCAGGGGCTGGTTGACGGGGTGTTTACCCCGGACCCGGTGCTGTTTACTAACCTCCTCAAACAGACGGAAGGATTAACCCGTCTGATTGAAGATCTCCGGGTTATCAGTTCAGATGGCGGGGCAGGATACTCGTTATACCAGGCCAGAACGGATCTGAAAGGGACAATACAGGACGCGCTCGATACCTTCATGCCCGAGTTCAACCGTAAGGCATTTACCGTCCATACTGAACTGAGGGAGCAGCAGTGCGTATTCGATCCCTTACGCATCAATCAGTGTCTGACCGTTTTATTTGACAATGCCTTACACTATTCAACTTCGCGCAAGCTCACGGTTAAAAATGGTGTTTCGGATAAAGGCAATTTTATCCTGATTCAGGATGGGGGACCTGGTATCCCCAGGGAGTTTCATGACTTCCTGTTTCAGCCCTTTCAGCGCGATAACGGCGCCAGACAGTTGAACCCGGAAGGCTGTGGTTTGGGCTTGTCGGTGGTAAAAGCCATCATGCTGGCGCATGGTGGCGATGTTACCTATACCTTATCAACGCAAAACCACTCGATATTTAAACTCACCTGGCCCGACTCGTGA
- a CDS encoding response regulator — MNKNTLILVVEDEDEIADILMSYLERSGMKTLRARQGEQAITLNRLHKPDLILLDIHLPVCDGWSVLTTLRHESAVPVIMVSALDQDVDKLMGLRLGADDYVIKPFNPSEVVARVEAVLRRTKPALQQAGAMPLRTPFITVYPDDFYVEVTAGPEVISPVLTTTEFKLLSYLVRYPRKVCSREELLNACLPEGDTLDRTVDSHMSKLRKKLELAGLYGVPESIRGMGYRLGEKK; from the coding sequence ATGAACAAAAATACGCTGATCCTTGTTGTTGAAGATGAAGACGAAATCGCCGATATACTGATGAGCTACTTAGAGCGTTCGGGAATGAAAACGCTCAGGGCCAGGCAGGGCGAGCAGGCGATAACGCTCAATCGCCTCCATAAACCGGATCTCATCTTGCTGGACATTCACCTGCCCGTGTGTGACGGCTGGAGCGTGCTTACCACGCTTCGCCATGAAAGCGCTGTCCCCGTCATTATGGTTTCCGCTCTCGATCAGGACGTCGATAAACTTATGGGTCTGAGGCTCGGCGCGGATGATTACGTCATCAAACCCTTCAACCCTTCGGAAGTTGTCGCACGGGTTGAGGCGGTGCTGCGTAGAACAAAGCCTGCGCTTCAGCAGGCGGGGGCCATGCCGCTCAGAACGCCATTCATTACGGTCTATCCGGATGATTTCTACGTGGAGGTTACTGCGGGGCCCGAGGTTATCTCCCCGGTCTTAACGACGACCGAATTTAAATTGCTTTCTTACCTGGTGCGGTATCCGCGCAAGGTCTGTTCCCGTGAAGAGTTGCTCAACGCGTGTTTGCCGGAAGGCGATACGCTCGACAGAACCGTCGACAGCCATATGAGCAAGCTGAGAAAAAAACTGGAGCTGGCCGGTCTTTATGGCGTTCCCGAGAGCATCAGGGGCATGGGTTACCGGCTTGGGGAAAAGAAATGA